Below is a genomic region from Spartinivicinus marinus.
TGTAAATGTTGAATTAACAGCTGATTTAATACTTTCATTTATAATATTAATTAGCCATTTGAGCTAATGCTTGCTGATAAACACTCTGATAATGACTAACACTACGCTCCCAAGTACGCTCCGTTTCTACATAGTGGCGCCCATTTTGTAATATTTGTTGCCATTGCTCTCGATTAGTTTGAATCGCTTTAATTTTTGCAACCAGATCACTGGTGTCATCTTTTTTAAACAACAGTCCATTATGGCCATGCTGAATCAACTCACGATGCCCCCCCACATCAGATGCAACTACCAGCTTATGCTGAGCCATTGCTTCAAGTGGCTTCAAAGGTGTCACCAACTCCGTTAATCGCATTGACTTACGAGGGTAAACAAATAAATCCACTACACTATAATAATCTTGTACCTGGCTATGGGGCACTCGTTCAACCATAATAATTTTATCTTTTACGGGACTATTGGCAGCCATTGCCTTTAATTTTGCTTCTTCAGGGCCACCTCCCACCAACAACAGACAACTGTTGGGTATTGCTGCAACTAGTTCAGGCATAGCGTTAATGAGTGTGTCCAAGCCTTCATAAGCATAAAAAGAGCCAATAAAGCCTAATACCAACTTATCCTGCAATTGGTGTTTAGTTAAAATAGCTTGCTGTTTTTCGAGTAATGGTTGGAATCGTTCGGTATCCACTGCATTGGGAATGACTGTAACAGGCACTAAGTGCTGGCTTCGTCCAGCCATTTCCAACTTCAACCCCTCACAAATGGTAGTTAGCCCCTGTACCCGCTTTAACACAAATGTTTCTAATGATCGAGTCAACTTATATCGCAAACCACCTTCAACAGAAGTACCATGATCAACCGCAGCATCTTCCCAGAAAGCTCTGACTTCATACACGACAGGAATATTTAACTTTTTGCCTGCCAACCAGGCTGCCGCACCATTTAACGCTGGTGAATGGGCATGAATTAAGTCTGGCTTTATTTCCTGCGCTACCTGTTGAATTTGTTTAGCTAATATTGGAATAATTGCCAGTTGATTGACCACAGGCATTTTACTTAGCCAACTAGATAATGGTGGAGTACGATAAAAATCTAACCCGTCAACTGTCTCCTGTAATAATGACACTGCCCCCTGCTTGGGGCTGGTTAGATGAAAGGTTTCCCAGCCTAACTGTCGCTGATGTAATAAAATAGAGCGGGTTCGGAAAGTATAACCACTGTGCAGTGGTATTGAATGATCAAGAATATGTAATACACGCATCACTATGCCACCTGAGCCACAGCCCTAGACTCATCGACTACTTGCCTTAGAAAAGCTTCAAACATGAGTAACGCCCATAATGATGCACTATGATCACGTAATCCACTTTGGTGCTGGCTGACTAAACGGGTTAAATAGTCTGGATCAAAATAACCACTATCTAAAATTCGTTCGCCCAACAACGCATTTTTAAGCTTATCTTTTAAAGGCCCTCTAAACCACTTGGCTAAGGGTACCGCAAAGCCTTTTTTGTCCCGGTATAGGATATTATCCGACAAATGAGGCTCTAATGCTTTTTTCAGAATATATTTACCTTCCTGTCCTTTTAATTTAATAGACGATGGAAGATGGCTAGACCATTCAATTAGCTTATGATCAAGAAGAGGCACCCTCACCTCTAGTGAATGCGCCATACTGGCTCGGTCAACTTTTGTTAATATATCCCCAACTAAATAAGTTTTCATATCCAGGTACTGGATTAACGACAGCATGTCATCAGTT
It encodes:
- a CDS encoding TIGR04063 family PEP-CTERM/XrtA system glycosyltransferase, which codes for MRVLHILDHSIPLHSGYTFRTRSILLHQRQLGWETFHLTSPKQGAVSLLQETVDGLDFYRTPPLSSWLSKMPVVNQLAIIPILAKQIQQVAQEIKPDLIHAHSPALNGAAAWLAGKKLNIPVVYEVRAFWEDAAVDHGTSVEGGLRYKLTRSLETFVLKRVQGLTTICEGLKLEMAGRSQHLVPVTVIPNAVDTERFQPLLEKQQAILTKHQLQDKLVLGFIGSFYAYEGLDTLINAMPELVAAIPNSCLLLVGGGPEEAKLKAMAANSPVKDKIIMVERVPHSQVQDYYSVVDLFVYPRKSMRLTELVTPLKPLEAMAQHKLVVASDVGGHRELIQHGHNGLLFKKDDTSDLVAKIKAIQTNREQWQQILQNGRHYVETERTWERSVSHYQSVYQQALAQMAN